From Coleofasciculus sp. FACHB-1120, one genomic window encodes:
- the tsf gene encoding translation elongation factor Ts, whose translation MVEITAQVVKELRQQTGAGMMNCKKALDETNGDMTKAIAWLRQKSMSRTCGGSHRISAEGIIDSYIHTGAKVGVLVEVNCETDFVSRSEVFQTLVRNIAMQITACPNVEYVKIADIPAEIVKKETEIEMGRDDLANKPANIKEKIVRGRIEKRLKEMSLMDQPYIRDQNIVVEELVKQSVAQLGENIQVRRFIRFELGEGIEKPESNFAEEVAAQMGGS comes from the coding sequence CTGGTGGAAATAACTGCACAAGTTGTCAAAGAACTGCGCCAACAAACAGGTGCAGGCATGATGAATTGTAAAAAGGCACTGGATGAAACCAATGGCGATATGACCAAAGCGATCGCATGGTTGCGCCAAAAAAGTATGAGTAGAACATGCGGCGGAAGCCATCGTATTTCGGCAGAAGGAATTATTGACAGCTACATTCATACTGGCGCTAAAGTTGGGGTGCTAGTAGAAGTAAACTGCGAAACTGACTTTGTAAGTCGCAGCGAAGTATTCCAAACCTTAGTGCGGAACATCGCTATGCAAATTACGGCTTGTCCGAATGTGGAATACGTAAAAATAGCAGATATTCCGGCTGAAATTGTCAAGAAAGAAACAGAAATCGAAATGGGGCGGGATGACTTAGCTAACAAACCAGCAAATATCAAAGAAAAAATTGTTCGGGGACGAATTGAAAAGCGCCTGAAAGAAATGTCTTTGATGGATCAGCCTTACATTCGTGACCAAAATATCGTGGTGGAAGAACTGGTTAAGCAAAGCGTCGCCCAACTCGGCGAAAATATCCAAGTGCGTCGCTTTATCCGCTTTGAGTTAGGCGAAGGAATTGAAAAGCCTGAAAGTAACTTTGCCGAAGAAGTCGCTGCACAAATGGGCGGTAGTTAA
- the rplL gene encoding 50S ribosomal protein L7/L12, with product MSVKTLDILEQLKSLTLIETAELVTQIENTFRVDASPRQWTVITEEKEDKSENPPVQTEFDVVLEEVPPDKKIAILKVVRTLTGLDLKAAKDFVESAPKVMKEAISLADANDIKQQLEVAGAKVSLK from the coding sequence ATGTCTGTAAAAACACTTGATATTTTAGAACAGTTAAAATCATTAACGCTAATTGAGACGGCTGAACTGGTTACGCAAATTGAAAATACTTTTAGAGTTGATGCTTCTCCTCGCCAGTGGACAGTGATTACTGAGGAAAAAGAGGACAAGTCTGAAAACCCACCAGTACAAACTGAGTTTGATGTGGTTCTGGAGGAAGTTCCTCCTGATAAGAAGATTGCAATCCTCAAAGTTGTACGGACTTTGACAGGATTGGATCTGAAGGCAGCAAAAGACTTTGTTGAGTCAGCGCCGAAAGTGATGAAGGAAGCGATCTCTCTCGCAGACGCTAACGACATCAAGCAACAGCTAGAAGTAGCAGGTGCGAAAGTATCTCTGAAGTAA
- a CDS encoding GNAT family N-acetyltransferase, with product MITLTMRPYAGEADLEAIAHFFNACEAVDRLDQGTSVAELRQAFESPSFDKERNLRLWEDANGQLMGSGQMWIPPHGAAVVEGFLRFRVHPNARGRNLEMQIIAWGEERMREVSRERGRSVKLRSSTRNDQAERIALLDSCGFTADRYFLTMERRLVADAERSLYLPIPEPQFPEGFVLRHSQGEQDAEAWVELHNQSFFDHWNHFDLTVEEHKHWLSDPDYRPELDLIVVSPDGTFAGYCHCHIATQDNIRSGRNEGWIGILGTRRGFRRMGLGRAMLLAGLHQLKAAGVDTAKLGVDSQNANDALRLYESVGFCKAFTRIFYVKDV from the coding sequence ATGATTACTTTAACAATGCGTCCTTATGCAGGGGAAGCAGATTTAGAAGCGATCGCTCACTTTTTTAACGCCTGCGAAGCAGTCGATCGCCTAGACCAAGGCACGTCTGTCGCCGAACTACGGCAGGCTTTTGAGTCGCCATCGTTTGACAAAGAGCGCAATCTGCGATTGTGGGAGGATGCCAACGGTCAGCTAATGGGCAGCGGTCAGATGTGGATTCCGCCACACGGTGCAGCAGTCGTTGAGGGTTTCCTAAGGTTTCGCGTCCATCCGAACGCGCGTGGCAGAAATCTGGAAATGCAGATCATTGCCTGGGGTGAGGAACGGATGCGGGAAGTTAGTCGGGAGCGAGGGAGGAGTGTTAAGCTACGCTCTAGCACCCGCAATGACCAAGCTGAACGCATTGCTTTGTTAGATAGTTGCGGTTTCACAGCTGACAGGTACTTTCTTACAATGGAGCGCAGGCTTGTAGCCGACGCAGAGCGATCGCTTTATCTTCCGATTCCTGAACCGCAGTTTCCAGAAGGATTCGTACTGCGCCACTCTCAAGGCGAACAAGATGCGGAAGCTTGGGTGGAACTGCACAATCAGTCTTTTTTTGACCACTGGAATCACTTCGATTTAACAGTCGAGGAACACAAGCATTGGTTAAGTGACCCTGATTATCGACCGGAACTCGATTTAATTGTAGTTTCTCCAGACGGGACATTTGCTGGCTACTGTCACTGCCATATCGCTACGCAGGATAACATCCGGAGCGGACGCAATGAAGGTTGGATTGGCATCCTTGGTACTCGGCGCGGCTTTCGCCGGATGGGGTTGGGACGAGCGATGTTGCTTGCGGGACTGCATCAGTTGAAAGCCGCGGGTGTGGATACAGCGAAGCTTGGTGTCGATTCCCAAAATGCGAATGATGCGTTGCGGTTGTATGAGTCGGTTGGCTTTTGCAAAGCGTTCACCCGCATTTTCTACGTCAAGGATGTGTAA
- a CDS encoding GNAT family N-acetyltransferase: MSCVLQTTRLQLRLCQIEDIQLIHKLWTSDRIRYFLFDNRIISSDEAQAFVEDSLANFEQHGYGLWLVFMRDLDYLVGFAGFLPSEEWTPSLIYGVHPDRWGYGYATEAASAVLSYALDKLALPKVRADVDEPNIASVRVLEKLGMRQTGREVVNEHPLLYFEKLRSP; this comes from the coding sequence ATGAGTTGCGTACTCCAAACAACTAGATTACAGCTTCGACTTTGCCAGATAGAGGATATCCAACTCATTCACAAGCTCTGGACGAGCGATCGCATTCGATATTTCCTATTCGACAACCGGATAATTTCGTCTGACGAGGCGCAAGCATTCGTCGAGGACAGCCTCGCCAACTTTGAACAGCATGGGTACGGACTCTGGCTAGTCTTTATGCGCGACCTTGACTATCTTGTCGGTTTTGCTGGCTTCTTGCCTTCAGAGGAATGGACTCCCAGTTTAATCTACGGAGTTCATCCCGATCGCTGGGGATATGGTTACGCAACAGAAGCCGCCAGCGCAGTGTTGAGCTATGCTCTGGACAAGCTTGCCCTTCCCAAGGTGAGGGCGGATGTGGACGAACCGAATATTGCCTCTGTGCGGGTGCTTGAGAAGCTAGGGATGAGGCAAACGGGACGGGAAGTCGTCAACGAGCATCCTCTCCTTTACTTTGAAAAGTTGCGATCGCCTTAA
- a CDS encoding class I SAM-dependent methyltransferase, whose amino-acid sequence MSEQSGLDNLLPDEALLHYEGGREAERLLNSVGQLELARTQELLSRYLPPPPATIFDVGGGTGIYAFWLAQQGYEVHLIDAVPLHIEQAQRSSESQQARPLASMAVGDARQLNREEASVDVVLLLGPLYHLTERSDRMTALAEAHRILRNGGIVFAAGISRFASTLAGLFEGKLDDPEFVKIVQGDLTDGQHRNPNNHPDYFTTTFFHHPEELKTEIEEAGLQCQGVFAIEGPGWLLQNFEERWGDSARRERLLEAIRWLETEPSTLGMSAHMMAIAHKSAD is encoded by the coding sequence ATGTCTGAGCAATCCGGGTTAGACAACCTGCTCCCAGATGAAGCACTTCTTCACTATGAGGGAGGTCGAGAAGCTGAGCGTTTATTGAACAGTGTAGGTCAGCTTGAATTAGCCCGAACCCAAGAACTTCTCAGTCGTTACTTGCCCCCTCCACCGGCAACGATTTTTGATGTTGGGGGCGGTACTGGTATTTACGCTTTTTGGCTGGCTCAACAAGGCTATGAAGTTCATCTCATTGATGCGGTTCCTTTACATATAGAGCAGGCTCAGCGTTCTTCCGAGTCTCAACAAGCTCGCCCACTTGCAAGTATGGCGGTTGGGGATGCCCGCCAGTTAAATCGAGAGGAGGCAAGTGTTGATGTTGTTCTCCTGCTTGGTCCTTTGTATCACTTGACCGAGCGCAGCGATCGCATGACTGCCTTAGCTGAGGCTCATCGCATCTTAAGAAACGGAGGGATTGTCTTCGCGGCTGGAATTTCCCGCTTCGCCTCGACCTTAGCTGGATTGTTTGAGGGCAAATTAGATGACCCAGAATTTGTGAAAATCGTTCAAGGCGATTTGACTGATGGTCAACATCGCAACCCAAACAACCATCCTGATTACTTTACAACAACCTTTTTCCATCATCCCGAAGAACTGAAAACAGAGATTGAAGAAGCAGGCTTACAGTGTCAAGGAGTATTTGCGATCGAAGGACCAGGCTGGTTGCTACAAAACTTCGAGGAGCGTTGGGGTGATTCAGCGCGTCGCGAACGACTCTTGGAAGCGATTCGCTGGCTGGAAACAGAACCGTCTACCTTAGGAATGAGCGCTCACATGATGGCTATTGCTCACAAGAGTGCGGATTAA
- a CDS encoding cupin domain-containing protein codes for MADKKSLILRRQQIEDNMQTFSHPWNPKSEISGTQMGRLLGLKRTGVNFAKVPPGKESFVYHSHSREEEWIYILSGCGIAEIDGEEFEVGVGDFMAFPTPSVAHHLRNTGDDDLVYLMGGENLDIEIADFPHLGKRMIRREDAIEIFDLSDAKPFGALDTE; via the coding sequence ATGGCAGACAAGAAATCTTTGATTTTGCGGCGTCAACAAATTGAAGACAATATGCAAACATTCTCCCACCCCTGGAATCCGAAATCCGAAATCTCAGGGACACAAATGGGGCGTTTGCTCGGACTAAAGCGCACCGGAGTCAACTTTGCGAAAGTCCCTCCCGGAAAGGAATCCTTTGTCTATCATTCCCATTCCCGCGAGGAAGAATGGATTTACATCCTATCCGGCTGCGGAATTGCGGAAATTGACGGGGAAGAATTTGAGGTTGGTGTAGGAGACTTCATGGCATTCCCGACTCCTTCAGTCGCTCATCATCTGAGGAATACAGGCGATGACGACTTAGTTTACCTAATGGGAGGAGAAAACCTCGATATAGAAATTGCCGATTTCCCGCACCTTGGAAAACGTATGATTCGCCGTGAGGATGCGATTGAAATCTTTGACCTGTCAGATGCTAAACCGTTTGGAGCATTGGATACCGAATAA
- a CDS encoding GrpB family protein, producing the protein MPFKVEVVPHNLQWRDAFEAESQQVAEAMGKNMVAIHHIGSTAIPNIYAKPIIDLLVEVKDISRVDEQSAAMESLGYEVMGDYGIPGRRFFRKNSQAGIRTHHVHTFEIGSAQVKRHLAFRDYMIAHPEDAQQYSNLKRKLAEMYPDDIEGYMDGKDDFIKTIDQKAAEWCVSSVDE; encoded by the coding sequence ATGCCGTTCAAAGTTGAAGTAGTTCCACACAATCTACAGTGGCGAGATGCGTTCGAGGCTGAGTCGCAGCAAGTTGCCGAGGCAATGGGTAAAAATATGGTTGCAATACATCATATTGGTAGCACGGCAATTCCCAATATTTACGCAAAGCCCATTATCGATCTGTTGGTTGAAGTGAAAGACATTTCTCGTGTAGATGAGCAGAGTGCAGCAATGGAGTCACTGGGTTATGAAGTGATGGGTGATTATGGAATTCCTGGTCGTCGATTCTTCCGCAAGAATAGCCAAGCAGGTATCAGAACACATCACGTTCATACATTCGAGATTGGTTCAGCACAGGTAAAGCGTCACTTAGCATTTCGAGATTACATGATTGCTCATCCTGAAGATGCACAGCAATACAGTAACCTTAAGCGGAAATTAGCCGAGATGTATCCTGATGATATAGAAGGATATATGGACGGGAAAGACGACTTTATCAAAACCATTGACCAAAAAGCGGCAGAGTGGTGTGTATCTTCAGTAGATGAGTAA
- a CDS encoding CHAT domain-containing protein, translating to MEKLVILDIDGDLHLGAVATLEIREEGNHTVTTRTKGKLPPATQLLEQYEHWQSLYRSLSFLFRLEERGGQITQGSPKDLLDACRQSAQTLADSLAIWLKAESFRPIREKLLEKLLPTDTVRLILQIEDSQLRRLPWHLWDFFGRYPKAEVALGATAYERVETDAPVREKTRILAILGNGNGIDIEADRQLLSSLLDDAEIVFLVQPQRRQLYQQLWDSSGWDILFFAGHSSSLACGETGEIEINGSDRLSITELTYALRRAIERGLQLAVFNSCDGLGLARSLESLHIPQIVVMREPVPDLVAQEFLKYFLTSFSRGESFYTSVREAREQLQALEDRCPCASWLPVICQNPTAVPIFWQGLHDRGKGSLDGYGHGSAVPVQTGQVPCPYRGLSAFQEADAPFFFGREAFTEKLLKAVYNQPLVAAIGPSGSGKSSAVFAGLIPRLRQIENWLIVSFRPGNRPFLKLAEQLIPLLEPQLRETDRLVEINKLATAIQQGDLPLIAVLERILDKTPTTDHLLLFADQFEELYTLCQEAEIRQRFQDELLTAVNQIPSFTLILTLRADFCEYALSYHPFASALQRFPPEFLGQMSRLELQAAIAKPAQNLGVQIEEGLRSRILDAVSCEPGSLPLLEFALTLLWEQQCNGILTHAAYDAIGGVEQALASYAEQVYAALKPEEQQQAKRIFLQLVHPGEGTADTRRIATRTDVGQDNWNLVTRLADARLVVSRQDEATRVETVEIVHEALIREWQRLRQWLEDDRSFRTWQERLRIALRQWDSQQDEGVLWRGAPLLEAQHWYVERSVDLSSTEQTFIQASLALQAREQRVRDRQRRQVILGLTSGLIGLGLLVGIATKQWQRAETGEIDAQLNALSASSDELLASNKELEALLESLKAGRQLQQSIEAKPDTRIRVVTVLQQAVYGVREYNRLEGHQRTVISLSFSRDGQTIASASDDGTVKLWQPDGRLLTTLEGHRDKVKSVSFSPDSQMVASASYDKTVKLWHRDGRLLTTLKGHTGKVNSVAFSPDGQFVASASADKTVKLWRRNGSLIVTLKGHRSWVTSIHFSPDSQTLATASTDKTIRLWHRNGKLLGILKGHTASVNSVSFSPDGQTLASASADTTVKLWRQNRSLGGFETRPYRTFTEHKDLVWAVSFSPDGRTLASAGADKTVQLWRLDGTLVSSLKGHSASIYSVSFSPDGQSLASASADTTVKLWHPNTEKLPTLQKHDSEVRGVSFSPDGQTLVSASADKTVKLWHQDGKLLKTLKGHNGEISSISFSPDGQTFASASADKTIKLWHKDGTLLKTFQGHTASVLSVRFSPDGQTLASASADRTVKLWNRDGTLLDTLIGHQESVTSVSFSPDGQTLASVSADETVKLWHNGSLLSTLPGHSAGILDVSFSPNGSTFASASADGIVKLWSNGQLLQTLTGHTNRVNSISFSPNGQTLASASSDGTVKLWSLSGKLLKTLRGHTDSVLGISFSPDGQTIASASSDRTIILWNLDLDALLVLNCAWMRDYLQTHSLSICQ from the coding sequence ATGGAAAAATTGGTCATCCTGGATATTGATGGTGACTTGCATCTAGGAGCAGTAGCAACGCTGGAAATTCGGGAAGAAGGCAACCATACTGTCACCACCCGTACCAAAGGTAAATTGCCTCCAGCAACTCAGTTACTGGAACAATACGAACACTGGCAGTCTCTCTATCGCAGTCTGTCGTTCCTATTTCGCTTGGAAGAAAGAGGGGGGCAAATTACTCAGGGTTCTCCAAAAGATTTACTTGACGCTTGCCGCCAATCAGCTCAAACCTTAGCAGATAGTTTGGCAATCTGGCTCAAAGCTGAGTCATTTCGCCCGATTCGAGAAAAATTACTCGAAAAATTATTACCAACCGATACAGTGCGGTTGATTCTGCAAATAGAAGACAGCCAACTGCGACGACTCCCTTGGCATTTATGGGATTTTTTCGGGCGTTACCCTAAGGCAGAAGTAGCGCTGGGAGCAACTGCTTACGAACGGGTAGAAACTGACGCACCAGTACGGGAAAAAACCAGAATTTTAGCGATTTTGGGGAATGGGAATGGGATTGATATAGAAGCAGACCGACAGTTGCTTTCAAGTTTACTTGATGATGCAGAAATTGTCTTTTTAGTCCAACCGCAACGCCGCCAGTTATACCAACAACTTTGGGACTCATCTGGGTGGGATATCTTATTTTTTGCCGGACATAGTTCCAGCCTTGCTTGTGGCGAAACGGGCGAGATTGAAATTAATGGTAGCGATCGCTTATCCATCACCGAGTTAACCTATGCTCTAAGAAGAGCAATAGAACGCGGCTTACAACTGGCAGTTTTCAACTCCTGCGATGGACTCGGCTTAGCACGTTCCCTCGAAAGCCTGCATATTCCCCAAATCGTTGTCATGCGGGAACCAGTCCCTGACTTGGTTGCTCAGGAATTTCTCAAGTATTTTCTCACTTCTTTTTCTAGGGGTGAGTCTTTTTATACCTCTGTGCGAGAAGCACGAGAACAGTTGCAAGCTTTAGAGGATCGATGTCCTTGCGCCAGTTGGTTGCCAGTAATCTGCCAAAATCCCACAGCGGTGCCCATCTTTTGGCAAGGATTACATGATAGAGGAAAAGGGTCTCTTGACGGGTACGGGCACGGCAGTGCCGTGCCCGTACAAACTGGGCAAGTTCCCTGTCCCTATCGGGGTTTGTCTGCATTTCAAGAAGCCGATGCACCGTTTTTCTTTGGTAGAGAAGCTTTCACTGAGAAACTGTTGAAAGCAGTATATAATCAGCCACTCGTCGCTGCGATTGGCCCTTCCGGTAGCGGCAAATCTTCCGCAGTATTTGCAGGCTTAATTCCACGTCTGCGTCAGATAGAAAATTGGCTAATTGTTAGCTTTCGTCCGGGGAACCGTCCTTTTTTAAAACTGGCAGAACAGCTGATTCCCCTATTAGAACCGCAGTTGCGTGAAACAGATCGTTTGGTTGAAATCAACAAACTAGCAACGGCAATTCAGCAGGGTGACTTGCCATTAATCGCTGTGTTAGAGCGAATTCTAGATAAAACTCCCACAACTGACCATCTGCTTTTATTTGCCGATCAGTTTGAGGAATTGTACACGCTTTGTCAGGAAGCTGAAATCCGTCAACGCTTTCAAGATGAATTATTAACTGCTGTTAACCAGATACCCAGTTTTACCCTAATTCTCACTTTACGAGCGGATTTCTGCGAATACGCCCTTTCTTACCATCCCTTTGCCTCTGCGTTGCAACGCTTCCCCCCAGAATTTTTAGGGCAAATGAGCCGCTTAGAACTGCAAGCCGCGATCGCAAAACCAGCCCAAAATTTAGGCGTACAAATCGAGGAAGGATTGCGATCGCGCATACTAGATGCCGTTAGCTGCGAACCCGGTTCTCTGCCTTTACTGGAGTTTGCCTTGACCTTGCTGTGGGAACAACAATGCAACGGTATCCTCACTCATGCTGCTTATGATGCCATTGGGGGTGTCGAACAAGCACTCGCTAGTTATGCCGAACAGGTGTATGCAGCACTCAAACCGGAAGAACAGCAACAGGCAAAGCGTATCTTTCTCCAATTGGTGCATCCCGGTGAAGGCACTGCCGATACTCGCCGCATCGCCACCCGTACCGACGTAGGACAAGACAATTGGAACTTAGTTACGCGCTTAGCAGATGCACGTTTGGTTGTTAGCAGACAAGATGAGGCAACCAGGGTTGAAACCGTCGAAATCGTCCATGAAGCGTTGATTAGAGAGTGGCAACGCTTGCGCCAGTGGCTAGAAGATGACCGCAGCTTCCGGACTTGGCAGGAGCGATTGCGGATAGCTTTGCGACAATGGGATAGCCAACAAGATGAGGGGGTACTGTGGCGAGGTGCGCCATTATTAGAAGCCCAACATTGGTACGTCGAACGTTCGGTGGATCTGAGTTCAACGGAACAAACTTTTATACAGGCGAGTTTGGCACTGCAAGCACGAGAACAGAGAGTACGCGATCGCCAACGAAGACAAGTTATCCTGGGACTCACGAGCGGTTTGATAGGACTAGGATTGCTAGTGGGAATTGCTACAAAGCAATGGCAGCGAGCCGAAACGGGTGAAATTGATGCTCAACTCAATGCTTTAAGTGCCTCCTCCGATGAACTTTTAGCTTCAAATAAAGAACTAGAAGCATTGCTGGAAAGTTTAAAGGCAGGTAGACAGCTACAACAATCTATCGAAGCCAAACCCGACACTCGCATTCGAGTGGTAACGGTTCTACAGCAAGCAGTCTACGGCGTCAGAGAGTATAACCGTCTAGAGGGACATCAAAGAACGGTCATTAGCCTCAGTTTTAGCCGGGATGGTCAAACCATCGCGTCTGCGAGTGATGACGGGACAGTGAAACTTTGGCAACCGGATGGCAGGCTGTTGACGACGCTGGAGGGACATCGAGACAAGGTAAAAAGCGTCAGCTTCAGCCCAGACAGCCAAATGGTGGCTTCTGCGAGTTATGACAAAACGGTGAAACTCTGGCACCGGGACGGTAGACTCTTAACCACTCTCAAAGGGCACACGGGCAAAGTCAATAGCGTTGCTTTTAGCCCAGATGGTCAGTTTGTCGCCTCTGCCAGTGCGGACAAAACGGTGAAACTTTGGCGGCGGAACGGCAGCCTAATTGTCACCTTAAAGGGTCATCGCTCTTGGGTAACAAGTATTCACTTCAGCCCAGACAGCCAAACCTTAGCAACAGCTAGCACCGACAAAACAATTAGACTGTGGCACCGCAATGGTAAATTGCTAGGGATTCTAAAAGGGCACACTGCTTCAGTCAATAGCGTCAGTTTCAGCCCCGACGGTCAGACTTTGGCTTCTGCCAGCGCAGATACTACAGTGAAACTCTGGCGTCAGAATCGGAGTCTGGGAGGGTTTGAAACTCGTCCCTACAGAACTTTCACCGAACACAAGGATCTCGTTTGGGCGGTTAGTTTTAGCCCAGACGGTCGAACTTTGGCTTCTGCCGGTGCGGACAAAACGGTGCAACTCTGGCGTCTGGATGGCACGCTTGTTTCTAGCCTCAAAGGACACAGCGCTTCGATTTACAGTGTGAGTTTCAGCCCCGATGGTCAGAGTTTGGCTTCTGCCAGCGCCGATACTACAGTTAAACTTTGGCACCCTAACACTGAGAAACTTCCCACTTTGCAGAAGCATGATTCTGAGGTGCGGGGTGTAAGTTTTAGTCCAGATGGTCAGACTCTGGTTTCCGCCAGCGCCGACAAAACAGTGAAGCTTTGGCATCAAGACGGGAAACTGCTAAAAACTCTCAAAGGACACAATGGGGAGATTTCCAGTATCAGTTTTAGCCCGGATGGACAGACGTTTGCTTCAGCGAGTGCAGACAAAACGATAAAATTGTGGCACAAAGACGGCACGCTTCTGAAGACCTTCCAGGGACATACTGCTAGTGTCTTGAGTGTTCGTTTCAGTCCAGATGGTCAGACTTTAGCCTCAGCGAGTGCTGACAGAACTGTGAAACTCTGGAATCGGGATGGAACTCTGCTGGATACCTTAATCGGACATCAGGAATCGGTAACAAGCGTGAGTTTTAGCCCGGATGGACAGACTTTAGCTTCTGTGAGTGCTGACGAAACGGTGAAGCTTTGGCATAACGGAAGTTTGCTCAGCACTCTACCGGGACATAGTGCTGGTATTTTAGATGTCAGCTTCAGTCCCAATGGTAGTACCTTCGCTTCTGCCAGTGCTGATGGAATCGTAAAACTTTGGAGCAACGGTCAGTTGCTCCAAACCTTAACCGGACATACCAATCGAGTCAATAGCATCAGCTTCAGCCCGAATGGTCAAACTCTCGCTTCTGCCAGTTCTGACGGAACGGTGAAACTCTGGAGCCTGAGTGGGAAATTGCTCAAAACCTTACGTGGGCATACTGATAGCGTTTTGGGGATAAGTTTTAGCCCAGATGGTCAAACAATCGCTTCAGCTAGTAGCGATCGCACAATTATTTTATGGAATTTGGATCTGGATGCCCTACTGGTTCTAAACTGTGCCTGGATGCGGGATTATCTGCAAACACACAGTCTCTCGATTTGCCAGTAG
- a CDS encoding type II toxin-antitoxin system ParD family antitoxin: MQIVLPPEVEALVQRQLISGKYNSAIEVILAGVKLLEQQQDIYQGRLQELQQDALIGWEASQRGEVVDGATAMAQIRVNMRSRYNSSEA; this comes from the coding sequence ATGCAAATCGTCCTACCACCTGAAGTTGAAGCCCTTGTGCAGCGCCAACTCATCAGTGGCAAATACAATAGTGCGATCGAGGTCATCCTTGCAGGTGTCAAACTCCTTGAGCAACAGCAAGACATCTACCAAGGACGACTCCAAGAACTCCAACAGGACGCACTGATTGGCTGGGAAGCGTCCCAACGCGGTGAAGTTGTTGATGGTGCAACTGCAATGGCACAAATCCGCGTCAATATGCGCTCGCGGTACAATTCCTCCGAAGCATGA
- a CDS encoding type II toxin-antitoxin system RelE/ParE family toxin produces the protein MTAQFRLTKPAIRDIEQIADYIARQSGLDQGDRFLNKLDAKFVKIAQFPNLGRQRDEILPGLRSLPMDNYLILYMALGQDVEIFRVVSGYRDLSALFRDADD, from the coding sequence ATGACTGCACAATTTCGCCTCACCAAACCCGCAATTCGAGACATTGAACAAATTGCAGACTATATCGCTCGTCAATCAGGACTCGATCAAGGTGATCGCTTTTTGAACAAGCTCGACGCTAAATTTGTGAAAATTGCTCAGTTTCCAAATCTTGGACGACAACGAGATGAGATTTTACCGGGTCTACGCAGTCTCCCGATGGATAACTATCTCATCCTCTATATGGCGCTCGGACAGGACGTAGAGATTTTTCGAGTTGTCAGTGGCTACCGAGATTTGTCAGCCCTCTTCAGAGATGCTGATGATTGA
- a CDS encoding DUF1822 family protein, producing MNNIAPPSVSVPLSDTAHQLARQFAQEQATPEKGVRVYLNTLAVWAVHRYLKWLRYEPNLTSSDSWHPGMRAMFDVADLVLPNLGKLECRPVLPGETSVTLPPEVMQDRVGYVAVQFGSRSTPGEPVYLQEAHLIGFDPAIATDNPPEELQLNDLQSLDALIEYLDQLESALSAAPNKTRSHLNNWLQNLFESGWQTVEEVLTSQTPLLALRRSTVRRAKQIELQTKTVVLIVTLQPENRERLGIHLQVCSVNLQAPLPPQLKLMVLTESGEIFREITASGTDTFMQYEFSGQLGEQFSVKIALGDISITEAFAI from the coding sequence ATGAATAATATTGCACCTCCTTCTGTTAGCGTTCCCCTGAGTGACACCGCCCATCAGCTGGCGCGACAATTTGCACAAGAGCAAGCGACTCCCGAAAAGGGGGTGCGGGTATATCTCAATACCCTAGCTGTCTGGGCAGTTCACCGCTACCTAAAATGGCTGAGATATGAACCAAATCTCACCTCAAGCGATAGCTGGCATCCTGGTATGCGAGCAATGTTTGATGTGGCAGATCTGGTTTTGCCCAACTTAGGTAAGTTAGAGTGCCGTCCTGTCCTGCCTGGGGAGACATCTGTTACGCTACCGCCAGAAGTGATGCAAGACCGAGTTGGCTATGTGGCAGTTCAGTTTGGATCGCGTTCTACTCCAGGGGAACCAGTCTACTTACAGGAAGCACATCTAATAGGATTTGACCCTGCGATCGCTACTGACAATCCGCCAGAGGAACTGCAACTTAATGACTTGCAATCCCTCGATGCGCTGATTGAGTATTTAGATCAACTCGAATCGGCGCTGTCTGCTGCACCCAACAAGACGCGATCTCACTTAAACAACTGGTTACAAAATCTCTTCGAGTCAGGTTGGCAGACAGTAGAAGAGGTGTTGACGTCGCAAACGCCCCTTTTAGCATTACGCAGGTCAACTGTAAGGCGGGCAAAGCAAATTGAGTTGCAAACAAAAACAGTTGTTTTAATTGTCACCCTCCAGCCAGAAAACCGGGAAAGATTGGGCATCCATCTGCAAGTTTGTTCTGTCAATCTCCAAGCACCACTGCCACCTCAACTGAAATTAATGGTATTAACAGAATCTGGGGAAATATTTCGAGAAATAACTGCAAGTGGGACTGACACCTTCATGCAATATGAATTCAGCGGACAACTGGGGGAACAATTTAGTGTCAAAATAGCCTTAGGAGATATTAGCATCACAGAAGCCTTTGCCATCTAG